A stretch of Chitinophaga caeni DNA encodes these proteins:
- a CDS encoding DUF7927 domain-containing protein — translation MLPKFTSAQAPAIECTGSLGDPVFLETFGAAASAAKPSLGPALPSGLTTYTYYTPGLNGNSIGPYPGQYVISNTTQGYNNFYFVDRPDHSSTDGTGYCMVVDANATPGKFYERTITGLCAGTTFEFSAWLMNINASNNVARPSLRFDIMDANNPNGTPIASVQTGEVAYQAPGTWVRLAGIFQMPATTNAIILRIFSNTPNSNGNDLALDDIAFAACGPPITFSQSAGVVCKGQNSSFTVSLPLNSYNNYYFQLQRRLLNTETWQDVGPVINNGANNEYTFSITNAEAGYEYRAVAAGGTDEINNLNCRVTSDPQELKVIDYSIDVIANGHLCFNGSTNVNATIVPTAGTGTPTTGFTYTWESSATGNAPWTVIAGQTGATLPTGPLTNTMYYRAKASVNGCESNGYSNLTVVQVEPELLVGIDSVNDICQGTTVAQLGYSATSNTPTNYYLSGDMPGFAPVSNGQLPSSPLNIIVPADVPAGTYNFEIIFLTNTDCSITIPFTVTVDAPPTTSVAGPEQDLCGTTSTVMAANTPVVGAGTWSQLSGPSNASIVGANDPATAINGLVPGDYVFQWSISNGSCAASTSTVPVKVVASPTIATAGPDQTQYNSGVFQLAANSPAVGVGMWTAISGDVTFSNANSYNSTATIAPNTSATLVWTITNDICPPSADTVVITYTSEADIVVTKSSQQAGPYIAGQDLNYLLTIKNNGPSTANGVIITDTLPTGYVVSSMQVLALYNAIIESDNSSGNVVSIVATIPANISGVQVLVKGTIGSSFEGDLINIVNAVSPDVPDPDGASDTLILPVTRRPYYEIVKDAPTSAVAGEQIQFQIQVQNIGLGDALQSVITDQISPKLSNVSWTTAPGAGTTLTQGATGSGNSIKIVGDFPAGGNLDITVTGTVNPDAVDTILNSAIITPAETTVPPINSNYTNTLITSSPGIIINKSRTSSTIATAGDIVNYELTVYNNGPSDAVGTNILDTIPAGISNIEWTTEARGTASITSGNTGSGSLVNVTGNIPAGSSNQLIVRVTGTIDPGYSGVLLNTAYAIPAEPNVPPDSDLDIAEVIRKPVFEIQKNGPATAFAGEQVSYVVEVKNTGLSNAVGAEISDLVPASLTDVTWTASAITGTVTINSGATGSSNSVLVNADIAAGASMRIVITGTIIPATTGQIINSADVDPSEIGANDMTSNEVITTVAAQSRLTINKSGPDTASAGVAVTYTLEVKNAGPSSAKDFEIKDQVPASIGNVTWSTSTSGDALISSGSSGSGNDISIVGSMTPGDTNAITVTVMGTILPSFSGDITNTAFVTAPNGNSVGDTATKITRVSKIPVLRINKVAVDQALAGDSIIYAILVNNISTANADSLVISDIVPSSIKNVQWRAATLGNATIIGDSTGSGNNINLMASIPAGGSGAIIQGTNGIILGIRGIVDPGYQGNLSNTATATPSESGADPVSDTKIVNVRRIPNLSVQKSGPASLSAGDPIIYTVSVTNNSKSDADSVAIQDLVPPGVEQVTWTASAMGTATLHSGLTGNGNNINVSASIPGGDLNNKIVITINGIVNASFNGSFQNTAVAIPSEPGVAPSTSDPVITTVARQPELEIKKVGPLTINAGEDVSYLVTVTNTSASDAIDAVITDIIPAVVTNIKWTAKSTGNASISSDSSGTTNNIRLVASIPADTGNIEITVNGKVAANTNLTTMTNRAMVSPAEAGTSSKVDSVVTAITKKPGLKITKIGPSALFAGNEIQYTIGVINIGPSNATGANIIDTVPSMIENVTWTAVTSGNATITSDASGTGSLIDIIGDLPAGAANGITVYVSGTVNGTASGNITNTAYALPSEPGNDPAQSSVTTSLSKLAAVNISKSGPNLVAAGNPIQYVINVLNAGPSAANNITVKDAIPPDIINVTWTATTNGGAVINSGNTGTGDILLNADIPASTAANIEITIDGIVDPNFTGNIIRNTAIVVNDPSVEPVGGDTATVNTAVAHVANLKISKSGPANKGAGEPVEYILRITNEGPMNVKGALIEDILPVQILNATWTAQATGGVTNVSPMSNAGNVSITADLPANDGALEVTISGIMSPALVSGSTVINTATVKLPAGSNIIDPFQNDNTATVNTLVDNDPVIRIAKTGPSIADVGDTIHYTVYINNGGAGFITGASFEDIVPASVDVYSWTAVGVGAGEITGATSGNTNNVTTTGNINGTAFTDGFKIDIYGVINQSAGTSIVNTASVVAGANKQSSVITSVNNSTDVNIVKAGPQSVNAGEKITYSFVVRNDGPRDVDSLIITDNIPAEIMNVTWTAIATGNASTLDSNRVDSSGNIINFPAKIAAGDDNYITVEVQGTVDGNAAEGTITNSANATVFLVNDYNTTNNTSEVTTDIGTDIGLIVRKHGPASAIAGNTINYQIVITNSGASNVSNALIEDQVPTEIQDVSWSVQVYGGASINGAFSGSGNAISTSANIPGGAGNGIIITIQGTIDPNFDGTIVNGVNVSGTGFPTVSDDVSTIVTKSANINLKKSGPDDIVAGAKINYVITATNLGPSFAQGVTITDTIDSRIENVSWVATATNGAVINSGNNGTGNQISVNADIPPDESAMVMINVSGTVKADATGTISNSATAETPGTVDPPIITPPIITPVEKHPQLDIIKSGPANAAAGAAIQYSLQVRNTGLSNAVHAIVTDVIPSQISNVSWSTTSITNGVVINSGATGSGNDLQIDADIPQGAGFIVNINGTIADTYKGTVMNTATVVPSETGGTADTSKVTTNVSLQPGLQINKEGPSLAIAGSSITYTITATNIGPSAAMAAMITDQVPPGIGQVSWTAEAMGNANILSGATGTGNYVSLSADIPPGNGNGVKVTITGTVYPSTRDSLENIAVITPSEVGIPADTSSLVTTSVNALPRFEVVKVGPANAVAGDTIKYNITVRNSGASDAIHAMISDAVPGSIQQVSWMATATGAAIIHGANTGTGNAINIDASIPTGAANQIQVSILGVIDAAASGTIVNTANVTPSEPGVNSVNAAASTLINNTSNISITKTGPVTMQRGDQESYTLDIHNFGPSNAVGTIITDTIPGVLENVTWTAKTINGATISSGATGTGNIIYIIADMPAMNSGGIHVDISGTVRKDAQSGTVTNTAYALANNNNLFASNTVSSNIIAEVDLRISKSAPSNMYVGNDIYYQVVAQNLGPSDAGGALITDVFPQALTAGSFVSVVTAGGAGDVQTTVNGNTVTAVIGQFPAGSRVTFTAKATTVVPGTLVNTVNIITPNGLPDKDSSNNSSQVTTRVLPKNALDIDKSVDPGTGPYYIGQQITYTLTATNEGAAGVNPVIIVDTLPPGNIVSEATYQSPPRGTVSYTENPNVLVWNLGLLSAGETLSWSYQVTVQDTGTVRNLAIISGPPDVSTGDTTELVIKTDKYANLKVVKQATTPQPLSVGNNIDFLITATNNGPDTATNVIVQDILASMLSRPLSMMATLGQVDFDISTNAVIWQIPVLPPGASATANISVRLINGEQVTNTVTISGKEIDIDLSDNTYTIQPIPITGDDLFIPNVITPNGDGKNDVFYIPGLSKYPGSQLYIYNRWGNQVYQSKDYDNQWNGNGLNEGTYFYILKLNTESGFVDHKGWIELLR, via the coding sequence TTGTTGCCGAAATTTACTTCGGCACAAGCACCTGCCATCGAATGTACCGGTTCCCTGGGGGATCCCGTATTTCTAGAAACATTCGGTGCTGCCGCTAGCGCTGCCAAGCCTAGCCTAGGGCCCGCTTTACCTTCGGGATTAACAACGTACACGTATTATACTCCGGGCTTAAACGGTAATTCTATAGGGCCTTACCCCGGGCAGTATGTTATATCAAATACAACGCAAGGGTATAACAACTTTTATTTTGTGGATAGGCCGGATCACTCTTCTACAGATGGTACCGGGTATTGTATGGTCGTGGATGCCAATGCTACACCCGGCAAGTTTTATGAAAGAACAATTACTGGGTTATGCGCAGGTACAACCTTCGAGTTTTCAGCTTGGTTGATGAATATTAATGCCAGCAATAATGTTGCGAGGCCAAGCCTTAGGTTTGATATCATGGATGCGAATAATCCCAACGGAACACCCATTGCCTCGGTACAAACAGGTGAAGTTGCTTACCAAGCGCCCGGCACCTGGGTAAGGCTGGCGGGAATTTTTCAAATGCCTGCAACGACCAATGCTATCATACTCAGGATTTTTAGTAATACCCCGAACAGTAACGGTAATGACCTGGCATTAGATGATATCGCTTTCGCAGCATGCGGCCCCCCGATCACGTTTTCGCAAAGCGCCGGTGTGGTTTGTAAGGGACAAAATTCTTCTTTTACCGTTAGCTTGCCTTTGAATAGTTATAATAATTATTATTTCCAATTACAAAGGAGGTTATTAAATACGGAAACCTGGCAGGACGTTGGTCCTGTTATTAATAACGGGGCAAATAATGAATATACGTTTTCAATTACGAATGCGGAAGCTGGGTATGAATACCGCGCTGTAGCCGCCGGGGGAACGGATGAAATCAATAATCTCAATTGCCGGGTAACTTCCGATCCCCAGGAATTGAAAGTTATCGATTACAGTATAGATGTTATAGCAAATGGTCATCTTTGTTTTAATGGCAGTACCAATGTAAATGCTACGATTGTACCAACGGCCGGCACGGGTACGCCTACTACCGGTTTTACTTATACCTGGGAATCTAGTGCCACAGGCAATGCACCTTGGACGGTAATTGCGGGACAAACGGGCGCAACATTGCCGACGGGTCCTTTAACCAATACCATGTATTACCGTGCCAAGGCAAGCGTGAATGGTTGTGAAAGCAATGGATATTCTAATCTTACGGTAGTTCAAGTAGAACCGGAATTACTAGTAGGGATTGATTCAGTGAACGATATTTGCCAAGGTACAACTGTTGCTCAACTAGGCTATTCAGCAACCAGCAATACCCCTACAAATTATTACCTGTCTGGTGATATGCCCGGCTTTGCTCCCGTCTCAAACGGCCAGTTGCCCTCAAGCCCGTTAAATATTATTGTACCTGCGGATGTTCCTGCCGGTACTTATAATTTTGAAATCATATTTCTAACGAATACCGATTGTAGCATCACCATTCCATTTACCGTAACTGTTGATGCCCCGCCCACAACATCAGTAGCCGGACCAGAACAGGATTTATGTGGTACTACGAGCACCGTTATGGCTGCTAATACCCCCGTGGTTGGAGCAGGTACTTGGTCGCAGTTAAGCGGACCTAGTAATGCAAGTATCGTAGGGGCAAATGATCCTGCTACGGCCATAAATGGTTTGGTGCCGGGTGATTATGTATTCCAATGGTCTATTTCAAATGGTTCCTGCGCGGCAAGCACAAGCACCGTGCCCGTTAAGGTAGTTGCTTCACCAACTATCGCTACGGCCGGGCCGGATCAGACTCAATATAATTCGGGTGTTTTCCAATTGGCTGCCAACAGTCCTGCCGTGGGGGTTGGCATGTGGACGGCCATTTCCGGCGATGTAACTTTTTCAAATGCGAATAGTTATAATTCAACTGCAACTATCGCACCGAATACGTCCGCAACTTTAGTGTGGACGATCACGAACGATATTTGCCCACCGAGTGCGGATACAGTCGTGATAACTTATACATCGGAAGCAGATATCGTGGTAACGAAAAGTTCCCAACAAGCGGGTCCCTATATTGCAGGGCAAGATTTGAATTATTTATTAACGATTAAAAATAATGGTCCCAGTACTGCGAACGGTGTGATTATAACGGATACCCTGCCTACAGGATATGTTGTAAGCAGCATGCAAGTTCTTGCTTTGTATAATGCCATCATAGAATCCGATAATTCTAGTGGAAACGTGGTTTCAATCGTGGCAACAATTCCTGCCAATATTTCCGGGGTGCAAGTGTTAGTGAAAGGAACGATCGGTTCTTCCTTCGAAGGAGATTTGATTAATATCGTTAATGCTGTTTCTCCGGATGTGCCTGATCCCGATGGAGCTAGCGATACCTTGATATTGCCAGTAACACGCAGACCCTATTACGAGATAGTAAAAGATGCCCCAACTTCGGCAGTTGCCGGGGAGCAAATACAATTTCAAATTCAAGTTCAAAATATAGGTTTGGGCGATGCCCTGCAATCGGTCATTACTGATCAAATATCTCCCAAACTTTCCAATGTTTCTTGGACCACTGCACCGGGAGCCGGAACAACTTTAACGCAAGGAGCAACCGGTTCAGGAAATTCGATAAAGATCGTGGGTGATTTCCCTGCCGGTGGAAACCTGGACATAACCGTCACCGGAACCGTTAATCCCGATGCGGTTGATACCATTTTAAACAGTGCAATAATTACCCCTGCGGAAACTACCGTACCACCGATCAACTCCAACTATACTAATACTTTAATCACGAGTAGCCCGGGTATTATTATCAATAAGAGTAGAACCTCGTCAACTATCGCAACGGCGGGTGACATTGTGAATTATGAATTAACCGTTTATAATAATGGTCCTAGTGATGCTGTAGGGACAAATATTCTTGATACGATCCCTGCTGGTATTTCCAATATAGAGTGGACTACCGAGGCACGTGGTACCGCAAGTATCACTTCGGGTAATACGGGTTCGGGAAGCCTCGTTAATGTAACCGGAAATATTCCGGCAGGATCTTCTAACCAGCTCATAGTAAGGGTTACCGGAACAATTGATCCGGGGTATAGCGGCGTTTTACTAAATACCGCCTATGCAATTCCTGCTGAACCGAACGTGCCGCCGGATTCCGATCTCGATATCGCGGAAGTAATCCGTAAACCGGTATTTGAAATTCAGAAGAATGGTCCGGCTACTGCCTTTGCAGGGGAACAGGTGTCATATGTTGTTGAAGTAAAGAATACCGGTTTGTCTAATGCTGTGGGCGCCGAGATTTCTGACTTGGTGCCGGCCTCTTTGACGGATGTAACTTGGACAGCTAGCGCCATTACAGGTACCGTGACGATCAATAGCGGTGCAACCGGTAGCTCGAACAGTGTATTGGTTAATGCCGATATAGCGGCAGGTGCAAGTATGAGAATCGTGATAACCGGAACGATCATCCCTGCAACAACAGGTCAGATCATCAATTCTGCGGATGTTGATCCCTCTGAAATTGGGGCTAATGATATGACTTCCAACGAAGTTATTACCACGGTTGCTGCGCAATCCAGGTTAACGATAAACAAGTCAGGGCCAGATACAGCCAGCGCCGGGGTAGCTGTTACTTATACCTTGGAAGTCAAGAATGCTGGACCTAGTAGTGCGAAAGATTTTGAGATTAAGGACCAGGTGCCTGCCTCTATTGGTAATGTAACATGGTCTACATCAACTTCCGGGGATGCGTTAATTAGTTCGGGCAGCTCTGGTTCAGGTAATGATATTTCTATTGTTGGATCAATGACACCCGGCGATACAAATGCAATCACCGTCACGGTGATGGGAACGATCCTACCATCATTCTCCGGCGATATTACAAATACTGCGTTCGTAACAGCACCGAATGGCAATAGTGTGGGTGATACAGCTACAAAAATAACCCGGGTCAGCAAGATCCCGGTACTTCGTATTAATAAGGTAGCGGTTGACCAGGCTTTAGCGGGTGATAGTATTATTTATGCCATATTAGTTAATAATATTAGTACTGCAAATGCAGATAGTTTAGTGATATCGGATATCGTGCCAAGTTCGATTAAAAATGTTCAATGGAGAGCGGCAACCCTGGGAAATGCTACCATTATAGGAGATTCGACCGGCAGTGGTAATAATATAAACTTGATGGCCTCAATTCCTGCCGGAGGTTCAGGAGCAATTATTCAAGGTACTAATGGAATTATTTTAGGGATCAGGGGGATAGTTGATCCCGGTTATCAAGGTAACCTATCAAATACAGCTACTGCAACACCAAGTGAGTCGGGAGCTGATCCTGTTTCTGATACTAAAATCGTCAATGTTAGGAGGATACCGAATTTAAGTGTACAGAAGTCGGGACCCGCAAGCTTGTCTGCCGGTGATCCGATCATTTATACAGTTTCCGTAACTAATAATTCTAAATCGGATGCAGATTCCGTTGCGATCCAGGACCTGGTGCCGCCAGGGGTAGAACAAGTTACCTGGACTGCATCAGCTATGGGAACTGCCACCCTACATTCAGGGCTTACAGGTAACGGGAATAATATAAATGTGAGTGCCAGCATACCTGGTGGCGATCTTAATAATAAAATTGTTATCACGATAAATGGTATTGTTAATGCCTCATTCAACGGGAGCTTCCAAAATACGGCGGTAGCAATTCCTTCAGAGCCCGGTGTTGCGCCATCTACATCTGATCCTGTTATTACCACCGTGGCAAGACAGCCGGAACTTGAGATTAAGAAAGTAGGGCCGCTTACGATAAATGCCGGGGAAGATGTCAGCTACCTCGTGACGGTTACAAATACCAGCGCCTCCGATGCCATCGATGCCGTCATTACGGATATAATTCCAGCCGTGGTAACAAACATCAAATGGACTGCGAAATCTACAGGAAATGCATCTATAAGTAGTGATTCTTCCGGTACAACGAATAATATCAGGCTGGTTGCTTCAATCCCTGCTGATACGGGCAATATCGAAATAACCGTCAATGGTAAAGTAGCAGCCAATACTAATTTGACTACTATGACCAATCGCGCGATGGTGAGTCCTGCCGAAGCCGGCACTAGTTCCAAAGTTGATTCCGTAGTTACCGCGATTACTAAGAAACCCGGGCTAAAGATCACTAAAATTGGACCTAGCGCTTTATTCGCAGGTAATGAGATTCAATATACGATCGGGGTCATTAATATAGGGCCTAGTAATGCTACGGGCGCCAATATAATTGATACGGTCCCTTCGATGATTGAGAATGTTACTTGGACAGCCGTTACTTCCGGGAATGCTACGATTACTTCGGATGCTTCTGGAACGGGAAGCCTAATTGATATTATCGGGGATCTTCCGGCGGGAGCAGCGAATGGCATCACGGTGTATGTTTCGGGAACTGTTAATGGTACGGCTTCCGGTAATATCACGAACACGGCCTATGCCTTGCCTTCCGAACCTGGAAATGATCCCGCGCAGTCTAGCGTAACTACGAGCTTGAGCAAGCTGGCGGCTGTTAATATTAGCAAATCCGGACCGAATTTAGTCGCGGCCGGTAACCCGATTCAATATGTTATCAACGTGTTGAACGCCGGGCCAAGCGCCGCTAATAATATCACGGTTAAAGATGCGATTCCCCCGGATATCATCAATGTTACTTGGACGGCTACTACCAATGGTGGCGCTGTCATAAACAGTGGAAATACAGGTACGGGTGATATTCTTTTAAATGCTGATATCCCTGCATCTACTGCCGCGAATATTGAAATTACTATCGATGGAATCGTTGATCCGAACTTTACCGGGAATATCATTCGAAATACGGCCATCGTTGTTAATGATCCATCCGTAGAACCTGTGGGTGGAGACACCGCTACCGTTAACACGGCGGTAGCCCACGTGGCAAATCTCAAGATATCTAAATCCGGCCCGGCAAATAAGGGTGCAGGAGAACCGGTTGAATATATACTGAGAATTACGAACGAAGGCCCTATGAATGTTAAGGGCGCTTTAATTGAAGATATATTACCGGTTCAAATATTAAATGCAACCTGGACTGCCCAAGCAACGGGTGGCGTTACCAACGTAAGTCCTATGAGCAACGCTGGAAATGTGTCTATCACGGCAGATCTTCCTGCCAATGATGGGGCGCTGGAAGTTACGATCTCTGGTATTATGTCCCCGGCATTAGTGAGCGGCAGTACCGTGATAAATACTGCTACTGTTAAATTACCTGCGGGAAGTAATATTATTGATCCTTTCCAAAATGACAATACGGCAACGGTCAATACTTTGGTTGATAATGATCCTGTTATTAGAATTGCTAAAACGGGACCATCCATCGCGGATGTTGGCGATACCATTCATTATACGGTTTATATAAACAACGGTGGAGCAGGTTTCATTACCGGGGCTTCTTTTGAAGATATCGTACCGGCATCGGTCGATGTGTACAGTTGGACTGCCGTTGGTGTTGGTGCAGGTGAGATAACCGGCGCTACATCAGGGAATACTAATAATGTAACAACCACGGGGAATATCAATGGCACCGCGTTTACCGATGGGTTTAAAATCGATATTTACGGGGTAATAAACCAGTCTGCCGGAACTTCTATCGTAAATACCGCCAGCGTGGTTGCAGGCGCCAATAAACAAAGTTCCGTTATTACGAGCGTCAACAACTCTACAGATGTTAATATCGTTAAAGCTGGCCCGCAATCGGTGAATGCCGGTGAAAAAATTACCTATAGTTTCGTGGTACGTAATGATGGACCCCGGGATGTAGATAGCTTGATTATTACCGATAATATCCCTGCTGAAATCATGAATGTTACTTGGACAGCTATTGCAACAGGGAATGCATCTACATTAGATTCCAATAGGGTAGATAGTAGTGGTAATATCATTAACTTCCCGGCGAAGATTGCTGCCGGCGATGATAATTATATTACCGTGGAGGTTCAAGGTACCGTGGATGGAAATGCGGCGGAAGGAACGATTACCAACTCCGCGAATGCAACGGTATTCTTGGTAAATGATTATAACACGACTAATAATACCAGCGAGGTTACAACAGATATCGGGACAGATATCGGCTTGATCGTACGCAAACACGGCCCTGCAAGCGCTATTGCAGGGAATACGATCAACTACCAAATTGTAATTACCAATTCAGGAGCTTCCAATGTCTCGAATGCGTTGATAGAGGATCAAGTGCCTACCGAAATACAAGATGTTAGCTGGAGTGTTCAAGTATACGGTGGTGCTTCCATCAACGGGGCTTTCTCCGGTTCCGGCAATGCAATCTCCACAAGCGCTAATATTCCTGGCGGTGCGGGTAATGGTATCATTATCACCATTCAAGGTACAATCGATCCGAATTTTGATGGAACGATCGTGAACGGCGTGAATGTAAGCGGCACGGGTTTCCCTACCGTTTCCGATGATGTAAGTACCATTGTTACGAAGAGTGCAAATATAAACCTGAAGAAAAGCGGACCCGATGATATAGTAGCAGGAGCTAAAATAAATTACGTGATCACGGCCACGAACCTTGGTCCGAGCTTTGCCCAGGGCGTTACAATCACGGATACCATCGATAGTAGGATAGAAAATGTAAGCTGGGTGGCCACTGCTACAAATGGCGCCGTTATAAATAGCGGCAATAACGGGACAGGTAACCAAATATCTGTTAATGCAGATATTCCTCCCGATGAAAGTGCCATGGTAATGATAAATGTTAGCGGCACGGTGAAGGCCGATGCAACGGGAACGATCAGTAATTCCGCTACCGCGGAAACACCTGGAACGGTTGATCCACCTATTATTACACCGCCTATCATTACCCCCGTAGAAAAACATCCCCAACTTGATATCATCAAGAGTGGGCCTGCAAATGCTGCGGCAGGGGCTGCTATACAATACAGTTTACAGGTTAGGAATACCGGGTTAAGCAATGCTGTTCACGCGATCGTTACCGACGTAATTCCGTCTCAAATATCAAATGTAAGCTGGTCAACCACTTCGATTACTAACGGCGTGGTCATTAACAGCGGCGCTACCGGTTCAGGAAATGATTTGCAGATCGATGCCGATATTCCGCAAGGAGCAGGATTCATCGTAAATATCAATGGAACAATAGCGGATACCTACAAAGGCACAGTCATGAATACGGCTACAGTTGTACCTTCTGAAACCGGGGGGACGGCTGATACCTCGAAAGTTACAACGAATGTTTCCTTGCAACCCGGCTTGCAAATCAACAAGGAAGGGCCATCACTGGCGATTGCAGGTAGTTCTATTACATACACGATCACAGCCACCAATATCGGTCCCAGCGCTGCAATGGCAGCAATGATTACCGACCAGGTGCCTCCGGGCATTGGCCAGGTAAGCTGGACGGCAGAAGCAATGGGAAATGCAAATATTTTAAGCGGGGCGACCGGTACAGGGAATTACGTAAGTTTATCAGCCGATATACCACCTGGGAATGGAAATGGCGTGAAAGTAACTATTACGGGAACGGTATATCCATCTACCAGGGACAGCCTGGAAAATATCGCGGTTATAACCCCTTCGGAAGTTGGAATACCGGCAGATACATCCAGCTTGGTAACAACATCTGTGAATGCATTGCCGAGATTTGAAGTTGTTAAAGTAGGCCCGGCAAATGCAGTGGCAGGTGATACGATTAAGTATAATATTACCGTTAGGAATTCCGGTGCAAGCGATGCTATACATGCCATGATTTCAGATGCGGTACCGGGTAGCATTCAACAAGTGTCCTGGATGGCAACGGCAACCGGGGCAGCCATCATTCACGGCGCCAATACAGGTACTGGAAATGCGATAAACATCGATGCCAGCATTCCAACGGGGGCGGCTAACCAAATCCAAGTCAGTATCTTGGGCGTAATCGATGCTGCTGCAAGTGGTACGATCGTAAATACTGCCAATGTCACTCCATCTGAACCCGGGGTAAATTCAGTGAATGCCGCTGCATCTACACTTATCAATAATACTTCGAACATAAGCATCACCAAAACGGGTCCTGTTACGATGCAAAGGGGCGACCAGGAATCTTATACGCTTGACATTCACAACTTCGGGCCAAGTAACGCGGTAGGGACTATTATAACGGACACCATCCCGGGGGTACTGGAAAATGTTACATGGACAGCCAAGACTATTAATGGGGCCACTATTTCATCTGGTGCAACGGGAACCGGGAACATCATCTATATCATTGCAGATATGCCTGCTATGAATAGTGGTGGCATCCATGTGGACATTAGCGGTACCGTTAGGAAAGATGCACAATCAGGTACCGTTACAAATACAGCATACGCGCTCGCAAACAATAATAATTTGTTTGCGTCCAATACCGTATCCAGCAATATTATTGCCGAAGTTGATCTGCGGATTTCAAAATCAGCGCCAAGCAATATGTATGTTGGAAATGATATTTATTATCAAGTAGTAGCCCAGAACCTCGGTCCTAGTGATGCCGGCGGCGCCTTGATCACAGATGTGTTCCCTCAAGCTTTGACGGCTGGAAGCTTTGTATCCGTTGTTACTGCCGGTGGTGCTGGTGATGTGCAGACAACCGTTAATGGAAATACCGTTACCGCGGTGATCGGTCAATTCCCGGCGGGCAGCAGGGTAACATTCACGGCTAAAGCCACAACGGTAGTTCCCGGTACGCTAGTAAACACCGTAAATATCATTACCCCGAACGGGTTGCCAGATAAAGACAGTTCTAACAACTCTAGCCAGGTAACGACCCGGGTACTGCCTAAAAATGCCTTGGATATTGATAAGAGCGTTGATCCCGGCACCGGTCCATATTACATCGGTCAGCAAATCACGTATACGCTGACCGCTACTAATGAAGGCGCCGCTGGTGTAAACCCGGTTATCATAGTGGATACATTGCCGCCAGGTAATATCGTGAGCGAAGCTACGTATCAATCGCCACCAAGGGGAACGGTTAGCTATACGGAAAATCCAAATGTACTTGTTTGGAACCTGGGCTTATTAAGCGCCGGGGAAACATTGAGCTGGTCATACCAGGTAACCGTGCAAGATACAGGTACCGTGCGTAACCTTGCAATTATTTCCGGACCTCCCGATGTTTCAACGGGGGATACTACCGAGTTAGTCATCAAGACGGATAAATACGCTAACCTCAAGGTGGTCAAACAGGCAACAACCCCTCAACCTTTGAGTGTCGGTAATAATATTG